In Carassius carassius chromosome 7, fCarCar2.1, whole genome shotgun sequence, one genomic interval encodes:
- the LOC132143472 gene encoding uncharacterized protein C4orf54-like, translating to MEILQKPISSREDTGPLKKPLADTKEHCKSDDHSETNYVDLGNPSDMKSDSTKTVKVTFTGEGNQLAIFKCKGDASISVIKSPGAREETGNADKSSSKDCHAGKCHSEGLYGERAPLIDDYVDAGTDAKSEDAKSSSYETEELQYTDMYLNSRCEPEDSASAADVEAHYITTHEIQLTELDHDVDFGLGRGSCWDFEDDNLVYSFVDYASFDSDETTHGRIQSKSKSNKVPLASRAAKLSAAGALVSTESELCESDKCASSDEGAGQLGNSPGHIHLSIKTSSRAVNDPGSLLGHRNVRFHTRRAGERSHYSFKSADSKSETLFDRYFIPPPGRQHLASKLRGKDINEYSSGASSSVSELDDADKEVRNLTARSFRSLACPYFDAINLSSSSESSVSEHGLSFNKWSALVDLNYGTLTREAHKNYTPVMEGNNSTESTNIEDMIQTDTPSPQTKIVSLKNNLNSQQASKKIELRSKPGETYTLTETLNFNCKVGAGIPARERRAKRALNATLSRATADVTGSMPANEGCEVESPSGETPEDAHKKAIFASSLLKNVISKKMQFEQELKMERGEISDTYPVPQMCPQAKDCKETVKSLERQISETTSGYSQEELADATDQPLENPCSHAAESPCDPEMTSKLDSSGPLKTPLTPSQKSAFKTWKDGEQEAQDDGESQHALEEESPLSDTSIRPVTESSESVEGEGSKMIKMSHLYVPSSQLMPKEKEAAGLSLHNLKGTGDLAESDGGGCRKLSSDQLRSPADTNQTSPCQKAPEIKIHLRSVKENKNNQFNITNLLRPNINHNTNTKKAMRESKSHLLTISEKVPHFMVRDIRDNKCKFQTPIHQVRDVRKLVKSSYRFVALENPSSSSGMTSTALREESKPVNRGPDKKPFPTPMVIKCQSVNTNNAAKPSEPVNTDENVGEMVRLSPNLSEWATKSETLRTGPRVPCAKQPVTEQPELSLKIDAKASKQKPEKATEGSEKKPESKVSNQIALEKLKAAVKTMEQLYFFDRNEWKRKTQAPRPIKDSHVLSLITREEQGVTIKTDFENEYGKADTSSQLHIEKSTATTFSGVDKDKACMPTDSHGQEDTAKFVTQRADSFNDKCVFSLGSSLKAPPHINTTNDSTLQMFSSRNCILSTQSHKAPLSLKICPSKSKSEEKHQKEHQQADSDNYLTIPVKAHASELKPSQVSHPKPSHQPLQRSPIVMESWSPDSQTAMIYHHAMHLPAVPAAQPQLLCLTPPADLPPPHIQRKLLLDPSTGQYYLVDTPVPMQPAAQRFYHPETGQYLDIPLSLTPVPVSVSPVALGPAAAYPPTYLVYPSTLIPPHPHPVPQSHSSTCSEGEDMVKTGGMYLIPQGTAVPSITTKPVISITSQQGARIVAPPSFDGTTMSFVVEHQ from the coding sequence ATGGAGATACTTCAAAAGCCCATCTCGAGCAGAGAGGACACCGGACCGTTAAAAAAGCCTCTGGCAGACACGAAAGAGCACTGCAAAAGTGACGATCACAGCGAAACAAATTATGTAGACCTGGGTAATCCATCGGACATGAAGTCAGACAGCACAAAGACAGTAAAAGTCACATTCACAGGCGAAGGGAACCAGCTGGCAATATTCAAATGTAAAGGCGATGCATCCATCTCCGTGATTAAGAGTCCTGGGGCGCGAGAGGAGACTGGAAATGCTGATAAAAGTTCATCGAAAGACTGTCACGCGGGGAAGTGCCATTCCGAGGGACTTTATGGAGAGCGCGCTCCGCTGATAGATGATTATGTGGACGCGGGAACGGATGCAAAATCCGAAGATGCAAAATCTTCGTCGTATGAAACGGAGGAGTTACAATACACCGACATGTATTTGAACAGTCGCTGCGAACCCGAGGACAGCGCGAGCGCTGCGGACGTGGAGGCACACTATATAACGACGCACGAGATTCAGCTGACGGAGTTGGATCACGATGTGGATTTCGGGCTTGGACGCGGATCCTGCTGGGATTTCGAGGATGATAATCTGGTGTATTCATTTGTTGACTACGCATCATTTGACAGCGACGAGACGACTCACGGAAGAATCCAAAGCAAGTCCAAGAGCAATAAAGTTCCTCTCGCTTCACGCGCAGCGAAGCTTTCCGCCGCAGGGGCTCTGGTCAGCACCGAAAGTGAACTTTGTGAATCCGACAAATGTGCCAGCTCGGATGAGGGCGCCGGACAGCTTGGAAATTCACCCGGTCATATTCACCTATCAATCAAAACGTCTTCGCGCGCGGTCAACGATCCCGGCAGTTTGTTAGGACACAGGAATGTCCGCTTTCACACCAGACGTGCCGGTGAGCGGAGTCATTATTCGTTTAAAAGCGCTGACTCCAAAAGCGAGACCCTGTTTGACCGCTACTTCATCCCTCCTCCGGGTCGCCAGCACCTCGCCAGCAAACTGAGGGGAAAAGACATCAACGAATATTCCAGTGGCGCGTCCAGTTCTGTCAGCGAACTGGATGATGCTGATAAAGAGGTGCGTAACCTCACCGCGCGCTCCTTCCGGAGTTTGGCTTGCCCTTACTTTGATGCCATCAATTTGAGCAGCTCGAGTGAGTCCTCGGTGTCAGAACACGGACTTAGTTTTAACAAATGGTCCGCTTTAGTCGATTTGAATTATGGCACTTTGACACGTGAGGCGCACAAGAACTATACGCCTGTTATGGAGGGAAATAATAGCACAGAATCTACAAACATTGAAGACATGATTCAAACGGATACACCTAGCCCACAGACTAAAATAGTGTCGCTGAAGAATAATTTGAACTCGCAGCAGGCGTCTAAGAAAATAGAGTTACGAAGCAAACCGGGTGAAACTTACACACTTACTGAAACCTTGAACTTTAATTGTAAAGTCGGTGCAGGGATACCTGCGCGCGAAAGGCGTGCGAAACGCGCTCTGAATGCCACATTGTCACGTGCCACAGCCGACGTTACCGGCTCCATGCCAGCCAATGAGGGCTGTGAAGTAGAAAGTCCTAGCGGTGAGACCCCTGAAGATGCCCACAAGAAAGCCATCTTTGCTTCTAGtcttttgaaaaatgttatttCCAAGAAAATGCAGTTCGAGCAAGAGCTTAAAATGGAAAGAGGTGAAATAAGCGACACATATCCCGTTCCACAAATGTGCCCTCAAGCTAAGGATTGCAAAGAGACTGTGAAAAGCTTGGAAAGACAGATTTCAGAAACCACCTCTGGATACTCTCAAGAGGAGCTTGCTGATGCAACAGACCAGCCGCTAGAGAATCCGTGTTCCCATGCTGCTGAGTCACCCTGTGACCCAGAAATGACCTCTAAATTAGACTCAAGCGGACCACTAAAGACTCCTTTGACCCCCAGCCAAAAGAGTGCTTTTAAGACCTGGAAAGATGGAGAGCAGGAAGCACAAGATGATGGAGAATCTCAGCATGCACTGGAGGAGGAGTCGCCACTGTCAGACACCTCAATTAGACCTGTGACGGAAAGCAGTGAAAGTGTTGAGGGCGAGGGTAGTAAGATGATTAAGATGTCTCACTTGTATGTCCCTAGCTCGCAGCTTATGCCTAAGGAAAAGGAAGCTGCCGGGCTTTCATTACATAATCTGAAAGGGACTGGAGATCTTGCAGAGTCAGATGGGGGAGGGTGCAGAAAACTGAGCTCTGACCAGCTCCGTAGCCCTGCGGACACAAACCAAACCTCACCGTGTCAAAAAGCCCCcgaaatcaaaatacacctgcgaagtgttaaagaaaacaaaaacaatcagttCAATATCACCAATCTCTTAAGGCCCAATATCAATCATAACACCAACACTAAAAAGGCGATGAGAGAATCTAAAAGCCATTTATTGACCATATCCGAAAAAGTGCCACATTTTATGGTAAGGGATATTAGAGATAATAAATGTAAGTTCCAGACACCTATTCATCAGGTTCGAGATGTGCGCAAATTGGTAAAAAGCTCATATCGGTTTGTAGCGCTAGAAAATCCTTCCAGTTCATCAGGAATGACATCCACAGCATTACGAGAGGAGAGCAAACCTGTTAATAGGGGACCTGACAAGAAACCATTTCCTACACCAATGGTAATAAAATGCCAGTCTGTGAACACAAATAATGCTGCAAAACCCTCCGAGCCTGTTAATACAGATGAGAATGTCGGTGAAATGGTGAGATTATCACCAAATCTCTCAGAGTGGGCTACTAAAAGTGAAACCTTGCGCACTGGACCCAGAGTGCCTTGTGCTAAGCAACCTGTGACTGAACAACCAGAGCTTAGCTTAAAAATCGACGCTAAAGCGTCAAAACAAAAACCAGAAAAAGCAACAGAAGGCAGCGAGAAGAAACCCGAGTCTAAGGTTTCGAATCAAATAGCTCTTGAAAAGTTGAAGGCAGCCGTGAAAACTATGGAGCAACTGTACTTTTTTGATAGGAACGAATGGAAGCGCAAAACGCAAGCTCCACGACCAATCAAGGACAGTCACGTGCTGTCACTCATCACGCGAGAGGAGCAAGGAGTCACAATCAAAACGGACTTTGAGAATGAATATGGGAAAGCGGACACTAGCTCACAGTTGCACATTGAAAAGTCAACCGCAACAACGTTTTCTGGTGTTGACAAGGATAAAGCATGTATGCCAACAGATTCTCACGGCCAGGAAGACACGGCTAAGTTTGTAACCCAAAGGGCAGATTCTTTCAATGACAAGTGTGTTTTTAGTCTGGGCAGTAGCCTCAAAGCACCTCCACATATAAATACAACAAATGACAGCACTCTGCAAATGTTTTCAAGCAGAAACTGCATCCTCTCCACACAATCTCACAAAGCTCCTTTGTCCCTGAAAATCTGTCCTTCTAAATCGAAAAGTGAGGAAAAGCACCAGAAAGAGCACCAGCAAGCAGATTCTGACAATTACCTAACAATCCCTGTCAAAGCTCACGCTTCCGAATTGAAACCCTCACAAGTATCGCACCCAAAGCCTTCCCATCAGCCCTTGCAACGCTCGCCCATCGTAATGGAGTCTTGGTCTCCTGATAGTCAGACGGCCATGATATATCACCACGCCATGCACCTGCCGGCCGTACCTGCTGCTCAACCCCAGCTCCTCTGCCTTACCCCCCCAGCGGACCTCCCACCGCCTCACATCCAGCGCAAGCTCCTGCTGGACCCCTCCACAGGGCAGTACTACTTAGTGGACACCCCTGTGCCCATGCAGCCAGCCGCCCAGCGCTTTTACCATCCTGAGACTGGTCAGTACTTGGACATTCCTTTATCACTCACCCCAGTGCCTGTGTCCGTTTCGCCTGTCGCCCTTGGACCTGCGGCAGCCTATCCTCCAACCTACTTGGTCTACCCCTCGACCTTGATTCCACCCCATCCGCACCCGGTCCCCCAGTCCCACTCTTCCACCTGCTCTGAGGGAGAAGACATGGTCAAGACGGGAGGCATGTATCTGATCCCCCAGGGCACTGCAGTTCCCAGCATCACCACCAAACCTGTCATCAGTATTACATCCCAGCAAGGTGCTCGTATTGTTGCTCCTCCCTCCTTTGACGGCACAACCATGAGCTTTGTGGTGGAGCATCAATAA